In Nerophis ophidion isolate RoL-2023_Sa linkage group LG03, RoL_Noph_v1.0, whole genome shotgun sequence, the following are encoded in one genomic region:
- the fosl2 gene encoding fos-related antigen 2, whose product MYQDYCGNYDTSSRGSSTSPAQPESFTSGSSTIGSPGSTSAYQKYRGDMPGSNSAFIPTINAITTSQDLQWMVQPTVITSMSNPYSRSHPYSHHLTNGQGLLGHNPMARPGVIRSIGDARGRRKRDEQLSPEEEEKRRVRRERNKLAAAKCRNRRRELTELLQGETEKLEEEKADLQKEIECLQKEKDKLEFMLVAHNPVCKLPTEDRHQPPAHQQQCGSLPLTMRPNMAPRAHMNHVVVKQEPDDMEAEVGKPQHSVIKPICLGGGCISGGMYCADGDSLNTPVVAASTPAAMPNAPNLIFTYPSMLEPDSPSPSSESCSKAHRRSSSSGDQSSDSLNSPTLLAL is encoded by the exons ATGTACCAGGACTACTGCGGGAATTACGACACCTCGTCCCGCGGCAGCAGCACCTCTCCGGCCCAGCCCGAGTCCTTCACCAGCGGCAGCAGCACCATCGGCAGCCCCGGATCTACCTCCGCTTACCAG AAGTACAGGGGTGACATGCCCGGCTCCAACAGTGCCTTTATCCCCACAATCAATGCAATCACAACAAGCCAAGACCTGCAGTGGATGGTACAGCCTACAGTCATCACCTCCATGTCCAACCCGTACTCTCGCTCCCACCCGTACAGCCATCACCTGACTAACGGTCAGGGGCTGCTGGGACACAACCCTATGGCCCGTCCCGGGGTCATCCGCTCTATCGGGGACGCCAGGGGCCGACGCAAAAGGGATGAACAG CTCAGCCCAGAGGAAGAAGAGAAAAGAAGGGTGAGGCGTGAGAGGAACAAGTTGGCCGCCGCCAAGTGTCGCAACCGAAGGCGCGAGCTAACTGAGCTGTTGCAAGGG GAGACTGAGAAACTGGAAGAGGAGAAAGCAGACTTGCAGAAAGAGATCGAATGCCTCCAGAAGGAGAAAGACAAGCTGGAGTTCATGCTGGTGGCCCACAATCCCGTGTGCAAGCTGCCCACTGAGGACCGCCATCAACCTCCAGCACACCAGCAGCAGTGCGGGTCCCTGCCCCTAACCATGCGCCCCAACATGGCTCCCAGGGCACACATGAATCACGTGGTGGTGAAGCAGGAACCGGACGACATGGAAGCCGAGGTCGGTAAGCCCCAGCATTCCGTCATCAAGCCCATCTGCCTGGGCGGGGGTTGCATCAGTGGCGGGATGTACTGCGCCGACGGAGACAGCCTCAACACGCCGGTGGTGGCCGCGTCAACACCGGCCGCCATGCCCAACGCCCCGAACCTGATCTTCACCTACCCCAGCATGCTGGAGCCCGACAGCCCCTCGCCCTCCTCCGAGTCCTGCTCCAAAGCTCACCggcgcagcagcagcagcggcgaCCAGTCGTCAGACTCCCTCAACTCGCCCACACTCCTCGCCCTGTGA